One genomic region from Pseudoduganella dura encodes:
- a CDS encoding outer membrane lipoprotein-sorting protein, with amino-acid sequence MFNAKHLMRLLLAAAVTFEAQAAVDGAPDPNKLLEQSDMARGGGLKGVQLSSSVTEIRDGRPGSELKLEIQAAATDSLISFTEPPRVRGNRMLMQGRNLWFASPEVRKPVAISPRQRMLGEASNGDIATTNYSRDYDAALVGEGTVDGHPVWVLDLKAKATSVTYDRIRYYIDKEAALGIKAEYFAVSGNVLKTARIEYDNHVRHNGQTVRFVSKMEIADALEPSKRTVLKYWDVKVNDISSSTLSLANLTRN; translated from the coding sequence ATGTTTAACGCCAAACACCTGATGCGGCTGCTGCTGGCGGCCGCCGTGACCTTCGAAGCCCAGGCCGCCGTCGACGGCGCGCCGGACCCCAACAAGCTGCTCGAACAGAGCGACATGGCGCGCGGCGGCGGCCTGAAAGGCGTGCAGCTGTCCAGCAGCGTCACCGAGATCCGCGACGGCCGCCCCGGTTCCGAACTCAAGCTCGAGATCCAGGCCGCCGCCACCGACAGCCTGATCAGCTTCACCGAGCCGCCGCGGGTGCGCGGCAACCGCATGCTGATGCAGGGCCGCAATTTGTGGTTCGCCTCGCCGGAAGTCAGGAAGCCGGTGGCGATCTCGCCGCGCCAGCGCATGCTGGGCGAAGCGTCGAACGGCGATATCGCCACCACCAACTACAGCCGCGACTACGATGCCGCGCTGGTCGGCGAGGGCACCGTCGACGGCCACCCGGTGTGGGTGCTGGACCTGAAGGCCAAGGCCACCTCCGTGACCTACGACCGCATCCGCTACTACATCGACAAGGAAGCGGCGCTCGGCATCAAGGCCGAATACTTCGCCGTCTCCGGCAACGTGCTGAAAACCGCGCGGATCGAGTACGACAACCACGTGCGGCACAACGGCCAGACCGTGCGCTTCGTCAGCAAGATGGAGATCGCCGACGCGCTCGAACCTTCGAAGCGCACCGTCCTCAAATATTGGGACGTCAAGGTGAACGATATTTCGTCGTCCACGCTCAGCCTGGCGAACCTGACGCGCAATTAA
- a CDS encoding DUF6691 family protein, whose translation MGTRTSFVATLLAALAAGLLFGVGLILSGMTEPAKVAAFLDLAGSWDPSLLCVMLGAIAVAAPAFRIAARRKAAITGAPMQLPRSRRIDRPLVVGSLAFGVGWGIAGYCPGPALASLSIGGAAPWLFVPAMVAGMAVFELAEWMRASVSAKSPG comes from the coding sequence ATGGGCACGCGCACCTCTTTCGTCGCGACCTTGCTGGCCGCCCTGGCCGCCGGCCTGCTGTTCGGGGTCGGCCTGATCCTTTCCGGCATGACCGAGCCGGCCAAGGTCGCGGCCTTCCTCGATCTCGCCGGCAGCTGGGACCCCTCGCTGCTGTGCGTGATGCTGGGCGCGATCGCCGTCGCCGCGCCGGCGTTCCGGATCGCCGCGCGCCGCAAGGCGGCGATCACGGGTGCGCCGATGCAGCTGCCGCGATCGCGCCGCATCGACCGGCCGCTGGTGGTGGGCAGCCTGGCATTCGGCGTGGGCTGGGGCATCGCCGGATATTGCCCCGGCCCCGCGCTGGCGTCGCTGTCGATCGGCGGCGCGGCGCCATGGCTCTTCGTGCCGGCGATGGTGGCGGGCATGGCGGTGTTCGAACTGGCCGAATGGATGCGCGCTTCTGTTTCCGCCAAATCTCCGGGATAA
- a CDS encoding ribose-phosphate pyrophosphokinase, producing the protein MAYENLMVFTGNANPALAEGVAKNLGIPLGKAVVSKFSDGEVMVEINENVRGKDVFVLQSTCAPTNDSLMELILMVDALKRASAGRITAAIPYFGYARQDRRPRSARVAISAKVVANMLEEAGVERVLIMDLHADQIQGFFDIPVDNIYASPILLGDLQKRDYQDLLVVSPDVGGVVRARALAKRLGCDLAIIDKRRPKANVSEVMNIIGDVEGRNCVIMDDMVDTAGTLVKAAEVLKERGAKKVVAYCTHPVLSGPAIERITNSSLDELVVTDTIPLSDAGKACGKIRQLTCAPLLAETFKRIIKGDSVISLFVD; encoded by the coding sequence ATGGCTTATGAAAACCTGATGGTTTTTACCGGCAACGCTAATCCTGCGTTGGCAGAAGGGGTCGCGAAAAATCTCGGCATCCCCCTCGGCAAAGCGGTCGTTTCGAAATTCTCGGACGGCGAAGTAATGGTCGAAATCAACGAGAACGTTCGCGGCAAGGACGTCTTCGTGCTGCAATCGACCTGCGCACCGACCAACGACAGCCTGATGGAGCTCATCCTGATGGTCGACGCGCTGAAACGCGCATCCGCTGGCCGCATCACGGCCGCCATCCCGTATTTCGGCTATGCCCGCCAGGACCGTCGTCCGCGTTCGGCCCGGGTCGCCATCTCGGCCAAGGTCGTCGCCAACATGCTGGAAGAAGCCGGTGTCGAGCGCGTCCTGATCATGGACCTGCACGCCGACCAGATCCAGGGCTTCTTCGATATTCCCGTCGATAACATCTACGCTTCGCCGATCCTGCTGGGCGACCTGCAGAAGCGCGACTACCAGGACCTGCTGGTGGTGTCGCCGGACGTGGGCGGCGTGGTGCGCGCCCGCGCGCTGGCCAAGCGCCTCGGCTGCGACCTGGCGATCATCGACAAGCGCCGTCCGAAAGCCAACGTTTCCGAAGTGATGAACATCATCGGCGACGTGGAAGGCCGCAACTGCGTGATCATGGACGACATGGTCGATACCGCCGGCACGCTGGTGAAAGCCGCCGAAGTGCTGAAGGAACGCGGCGCCAAGAAAGTGGTTGCCTATTGCACGCACCCGGTGCTGTCCGGCCCGGCGATCGAGCGCATCACCAATTCGTCGCTGGACGAACTGGTGGTGACGGACACGATCCCGCTGTCCGACGCCGGCAAGGCCTGCGGCAAGATCCGTCAACTGACCTGCGCACCGCTGCTGGCAGAGACGTTCAAGCGCATCATCAAGGGCGATTCCGTGATCTCCCTGTTCGTCGACTGA
- the ispE gene encoding 4-(cytidine 5'-diphospho)-2-C-methyl-D-erythritol kinase yields the protein MRSLMSCPAPAKLNLFLHVTGRRPDGYHLLQSVFQLIDRCDTLDFTLRGDERIRRVTDVPGVPEDSDLVVRAARLLQAEVARRTGTPPPGVDIALHKVLPMGGGLGGGSSDAATTLLALNRLWHGGLSKQELMDLGLPLGADIPFFLFGETAFAEGVGEALRPVDGPDCWYVVIEPGVQVPTGDIFTSEHLTRNTAAVIISDFSRHFADQNIGLRQFGKNDLQQVASRLFPPVAQAVEWLGVHGDARMTGSGACVFCAFHGEEQADAVLDAFGATAPSTWKGWKAKALRRHPMEMFQSESCEA from the coding sequence ATGCGGAGCCTGATGAGCTGCCCTGCGCCGGCCAAGCTGAACCTGTTCCTGCACGTCACGGGCCGGCGCCCGGACGGCTACCACCTGCTGCAATCGGTGTTCCAGCTGATCGACCGCTGCGACACGCTCGACTTCACGCTGCGCGGCGACGAACGGATCCGCCGCGTGACCGACGTGCCGGGCGTGCCGGAAGACAGCGACCTGGTCGTTCGCGCCGCGCGCCTGCTGCAGGCGGAAGTGGCGCGCCGCACGGGCACGCCGCCGCCGGGCGTGGACATCGCGCTGCACAAGGTCTTGCCGATGGGCGGCGGCCTGGGCGGCGGCTCCTCCGACGCGGCCACCACGCTGCTGGCGCTGAACCGGCTGTGGCATGGCGGCCTGTCGAAGCAGGAATTGATGGACCTGGGCCTGCCGCTGGGGGCCGACATTCCCTTCTTCCTGTTCGGCGAAACGGCGTTCGCAGAGGGCGTGGGCGAGGCGCTGCGGCCCGTTGACGGGCCGGACTGCTGGTATGTCGTCATCGAACCCGGCGTGCAGGTGCCGACAGGCGACATTTTTACGTCGGAACATTTGACAAGGAACACAGCCGCCGTCATAATCTCGGACTTTTCCAGGCACTTCGCTGACCAGAATATCGGGCTGCGGCAGTTCGGGAAAAACGATTTGCAACAAGTGGCCTCCCGCTTGTTCCCGCCGGTGGCACAGGCGGTCGAATGGCTGGGGGTTCACGGCGATGCCAGGATGACTGGCTCTGGTGCATGCGTGTTCTGCGCGTTTCACGGCGAAGAACAGGCCGATGCGGTGTTGGATGCCTTCGGGGCAACGGCACCCTCCACCTGGAAGGGGTGGAAAGCAAAGGCGCTGCGCAGGCATCCGATGGAGATGTTCCAGTCTGAAAGTTGCGAAGCGTAA
- a CDS encoding ABC transporter permease gives MMDIVTRFKLAARNAVRNRRRSMATLASVVIGFVALSLFEGYFVSVYSALEDEAIIGERLGHLTVSKPGLYEKGAQDPRAYAFTEAELARATARLRGIAGVKLVSPRISMSGLVSNGDTSRIYIGEGMRPQDMIALRGERYANYPGRLDPGQPQGAVFGRKLAESLGLKQGSDATLLGSTLDGMVNAVGVQLLEASPTGSLGTDDKFVLTSLDTARRLMAYEGAERIVLLLEKGTDLAATGAAVKAALAADGLAVEVHDWRTLSVYYGQVKSLFDLMYLFISVVVAIVVLASVFNTMGMTITERTREIGTMRALGMQIRTLDGLFVLEGMLIVTIGCCAGIVLTLGAGWLINSAGITYLPPDAATEVPLSVELVGANLFGSLFTLVVLAALASYLPARRASRRNIVGALSHV, from the coding sequence ATGATGGACATCGTCACCCGTTTCAAGCTGGCCGCCCGCAACGCGGTCCGCAACCGCCGGCGCAGCATGGCCACGCTGGCCTCGGTCGTCATCGGCTTCGTCGCGCTGTCGCTGTTCGAAGGCTACTTCGTGTCCGTCTACAGCGCGCTGGAGGACGAGGCCATCATCGGCGAACGGCTGGGCCACCTCACCGTGAGCAAGCCGGGGCTGTACGAGAAAGGCGCGCAGGACCCGCGGGCCTACGCGTTCACCGAAGCCGAGCTTGCCAGGGCCACCGCGCGGCTGCGGGGGATCGCCGGCGTGAAGCTGGTCAGCCCGCGCATCTCGATGTCGGGCCTGGTCAGCAACGGCGACACGTCGCGCATCTACATCGGCGAAGGCATGCGCCCGCAGGACATGATCGCGCTGCGCGGCGAGCGCTATGCGAATTATCCGGGCCGGCTCGACCCCGGCCAGCCGCAGGGCGCCGTGTTCGGCAGGAAACTGGCCGAGTCGCTGGGCCTGAAACAGGGCAGCGATGCCACGCTGCTGGGCTCCACGCTCGACGGCATGGTCAACGCGGTGGGCGTGCAGCTGCTGGAAGCGTCGCCCACCGGCAGCCTCGGCACCGACGACAAGTTCGTGCTCACGTCGCTGGACACGGCACGCCGCCTGATGGCCTACGAAGGCGCCGAGCGCATCGTGCTGCTGCTGGAGAAGGGCACCGATCTCGCCGCCACCGGTGCCGCCGTGAAAGCCGCGCTGGCCGCCGACGGGCTCGCCGTCGAGGTGCACGACTGGCGCACGCTGTCGGTGTACTACGGCCAGGTGAAGAGCCTGTTCGACCTGATGTACCTGTTCATCAGCGTCGTCGTCGCCATCGTCGTCCTGGCCAGCGTCTTCAACACGATGGGCATGACGATCACGGAACGCACCCGCGAGATCGGCACGATGCGGGCGCTGGGCATGCAGATCCGCACGCTCGACGGGCTGTTCGTGCTGGAAGGCATGCTGATCGTGACGATCGGCTGCTGCGCCGGCATCGTGCTGACGCTGGGTGCCGGCTGGCTGATCAACAGCGCCGGCATCACGTACCTGCCGCCGGACGCCGCCACCGAGGTGCCGCTCAGCGTCGAGCTGGTGGGCGCCAACCTGTTCGGTTCCCTGTTCACGCTGGTGGTGCTGGCCGCCCTGGCCTCGTACCTGCCGGCACGGCGCGCCTCGCGCCGCAACATCGTAGGAGCACTGTCCCATGTTTAA
- a CDS encoding ABC transporter ATP-binding protein: MNIVELTHVEKAYGKDQGRVVALHNLSLQVQAGEFACVWGASGSGKSTLLNLIGLLDRADLGAVRVDGTDCATLGESEAAQFRNATIGFVFQGFNLVPVLSALENVMLPLQIAAVPAAEGKARALRALADVGLEQQARKLPDEMSGGQRQRVAIARALVNDPKLVLADEPTANLDSVTAESVIALMRKLNNEKGVTFVFSTHDARLLGYAGRRLELSDGRIVTDTRHANERAA; encoded by the coding sequence TTGAACATCGTTGAATTAACCCACGTCGAGAAGGCGTACGGCAAGGACCAGGGCAGGGTTGTTGCACTGCACAACCTGAGTCTCCAGGTCCAGGCCGGCGAATTTGCCTGCGTATGGGGCGCATCGGGGAGCGGCAAGTCCACGCTGCTCAACCTCATCGGCCTGCTCGACCGTGCAGACCTGGGTGCCGTGCGGGTCGACGGCACCGACTGCGCCACCCTTGGCGAAAGCGAGGCCGCGCAATTTCGCAACGCCACGATCGGCTTCGTGTTCCAGGGCTTTAACCTGGTGCCGGTGCTGAGCGCGCTGGAAAACGTGATGCTGCCGCTGCAGATCGCGGCGGTACCGGCCGCCGAAGGCAAGGCCCGGGCCCTGCGCGCGCTGGCCGATGTGGGCCTCGAGCAGCAGGCCCGCAAGCTGCCCGACGAGATGAGCGGCGGCCAGCGCCAGCGCGTGGCGATCGCCCGCGCGCTCGTCAACGACCCGAAGCTGGTGCTGGCCGACGAGCCCACCGCGAACCTGGATTCCGTGACCGCCGAATCGGTGATCGCGCTGATGCGCAAGCTGAACAACGAGAAGGGCGTCACGTTCGTGTTTTCCACCCACGATGCGCGCTTGCTCGGCTATGCCGGCCGCCGGCTGGAACTGTCCGACGGCCGGATCGTCACCGATACCCGCCACGCCAACGAGAGGGCCGCATGA
- a CDS encoding 50S ribosomal protein L25/general stress protein Ctc: protein MKVVAFKRELQGTGASRRLRISGQTPGIIYGGAEAPVTIALDHNALYHALKKEAFHGAVLDLEIDGKVQKVLLRDFQMHAYKQLVLHADFQRVDANQPVHVKVALHFENAEVSPAVKLHGATISHVTNEIEVSCLPGQLPEFITVDLTNMDVGTSLHASNLTLPEGVTLITHGSDLTIATASIPAGQVAAEAAATEEKK from the coding sequence ATGAAAGTTGTTGCATTCAAACGCGAACTGCAGGGCACGGGTGCGAGCCGCCGCCTGCGTATTTCCGGCCAGACCCCTGGCATCATCTACGGCGGCGCCGAAGCCCCTGTGACGATCGCCCTGGACCACAACGCGCTGTACCACGCGCTGAAAAAAGAAGCGTTCCACGGCGCCGTGCTGGACCTGGAAATCGACGGCAAGGTACAGAAAGTACTGCTGCGCGACTTCCAGATGCACGCATACAAGCAACTGGTGCTGCACGCTGACTTCCAGCGCGTCGACGCCAACCAGCCAGTGCACGTCAAAGTGGCCCTGCACTTCGAAAACGCCGAAGTCTCCCCTGCAGTGAAACTGCACGGCGCGACGATCAGCCACGTGACCAACGAAATCGAAGTTTCGTGCCTGCCAGGCCAGCTGCCTGAGTTCATCACCGTCGACCTGACGAACATGGACGTCGGCACGTCGCTGCACGCATCGAACCTGACGCTGCCGGAAGGCGTGACGCTGATCACCCACGGTTCCGATCTGACGATCGCTACCGCCTCGATCCCGGCTGGCCAGGTTGCCGCCGAAGCCGCTGCTACCGAAGAAAAGAAATAA
- a CDS encoding tetratricopeptide repeat protein, translating into MKYALAIVTLSALLSACAVAPQKQVDGDAAVPPVPPAVAEAAPGESGGDAIAATLQHEEKLPAVELTSDLFYKLTKAELDFKRGQWQSAYVSMMVLAQQTRDPRLARRSAEMALAAKQGNEALAAIRLWRELAPDSDEAVQYFLGFSVLGDDLAESEQVFAQRLNGAPAEARGLIMFQMQQYLLRAKDKAAAFALMERVLAPHAGMMESHLVLAQAAYAAENRDRALQEARRALELKGDSELAVLTLAQVMGDADAASQLFAGFLKKNPGAREVRSAYARLLVEQKKYDGARAQFEQMLKDEPDNPGTLYALGIMSLQAGDPPGAEGYLRRFVAVLGESDDPERDPSKGFALLAQIAEERGDLDGALAWLDQVSSAEPRLYMTSRLKSAHLTAKKGNLERARTMLHEIAAVDPAEQAEVVQTEGQLLRDAGRGAEAYTLLADAVQRFPDSPDLLYDFALAAEKQDKPAEMEAALRKVMAAVPDNHHAYNALGYALAERGVRLDEAHALIDKALRMAPNDPYIMDSMGWVQFRQGNLAEAEATLRKAYALRNDAEIAVHLGEVLWRQGRQDDARKLWREASAKDPKNDALRDTLARLNTSL; encoded by the coding sequence TTGAAATACGCACTCGCCATTGTAACCCTCTCGGCGCTGTTGTCCGCGTGCGCTGTTGCGCCGCAAAAACAGGTTGACGGCGATGCCGCCGTCCCGCCGGTGCCGCCGGCCGTGGCGGAGGCGGCGCCCGGCGAGTCCGGCGGCGATGCCATCGCCGCCACCCTGCAGCACGAGGAAAAACTGCCCGCCGTCGAGCTGACCAGCGACCTGTTCTACAAGCTGACGAAGGCCGAACTCGATTTCAAGCGGGGGCAGTGGCAAAGCGCCTATGTGTCGATGATGGTGCTGGCGCAGCAGACCCGCGATCCGCGGCTGGCGCGCCGCTCGGCCGAAATGGCGCTGGCGGCGAAGCAGGGCAACGAGGCGCTGGCGGCGATCCGCCTGTGGCGCGAACTGGCCCCCGATTCCGACGAGGCGGTGCAGTATTTCCTGGGCTTTTCCGTGCTGGGCGACGACCTCGCCGAGTCGGAGCAGGTGTTCGCGCAGCGCCTGAACGGGGCCCCGGCCGAGGCGCGCGGCCTGATCATGTTCCAGATGCAGCAATACCTGCTGCGGGCGAAGGACAAGGCCGCCGCGTTCGCGCTGATGGAACGGGTGCTCGCGCCGCATGCCGGGATGATGGAGAGCCACCTGGTGCTGGCCCAGGCGGCGTATGCGGCCGAAAACCGCGATCGCGCCTTGCAGGAGGCGAGGCGCGCGCTGGAACTGAAAGGCGATTCCGAACTGGCCGTGCTGACGCTGGCCCAGGTGATGGGCGACGCCGATGCCGCGAGCCAGTTGTTCGCCGGCTTCCTGAAGAAGAATCCGGGCGCGCGCGAGGTGCGTTCCGCCTATGCGCGCCTGCTGGTCGAACAGAAGAAATACGACGGCGCGCGCGCCCAGTTCGAGCAGATGCTCAAGGATGAGCCCGATAATCCGGGCACGCTGTACGCGCTGGGCATCATGTCGCTGCAGGCCGGCGATCCGCCGGGTGCAGAAGGCTACCTGCGCCGCTTCGTGGCCGTGCTGGGCGAAAGCGACGATCCCGAGCGCGATCCGTCGAAGGGCTTCGCGCTGCTGGCGCAGATCGCCGAGGAGCGTGGCGATCTCGACGGGGCGCTGGCCTGGCTGGACCAGGTCAGCAGCGCCGAACCGCGCCTGTACATGACATCGCGCCTGAAAAGCGCGCACCTGACGGCGAAGAAGGGCAACCTGGAACGGGCCCGCACGATGCTGCACGAGATCGCCGCCGTCGATCCCGCCGAGCAGGCCGAGGTGGTGCAGACCGAAGGCCAGCTACTGCGCGACGCCGGCCGCGGCGCCGAAGCCTACACGTTGCTGGCCGATGCCGTGCAGCGCTTCCCGGACAGCCCGGACCTGCTGTACGACTTCGCGCTGGCCGCCGAAAAGCAGGACAAGCCGGCGGAAATGGAAGCGGCATTGCGCAAGGTGATGGCGGCGGTGCCGGACAATCATCATGCCTACAACGCGCTCGGCTACGCGCTGGCCGAACGGGGCGTGCGGCTCGACGAAGCGCATGCGCTGATCGACAAGGCCCTGCGGATGGCGCCGAACGATCCGTACATCATGGATTCGATGGGCTGGGTACAGTTCCGCCAGGGCAATCTGGCCGAAGCGGAAGCCACGCTGCGCAAGGCCTACGCGCTGCGCAACGATGCCGAGATCGCCGTGCACCTGGGCGAGGTGCTGTGGCGGCAGGGCAGGCAGGACGATGCGCGCAAGCTGTGGCGCGAAGCCAGCGCCAAGGACCCGAAGAACGACGCGCTGCGTGATACGCTGGCGCGCCTGAATACCAGTTTATAG
- the pth gene encoding aminoacyl-tRNA hydrolase — protein MTIRLIAGLGNPGPEYEQTRHNAGFWLVDHLAGGRLQRESRFNALAAKTSIGGSEVWLLEPQTYMNRSGQSVGGLARFFKINPDEILVVHDELDLLPGVAKLKKGGSSGGHNGLKDITAALGTQDYWRLRIGIGHPRTLNLTQNVADFVLHRPRREEQLLIDEAIRKSLDIIPLAVAGKLAQATMELHTG, from the coding sequence ATGACCATCCGCCTGATCGCCGGCCTCGGCAACCCCGGGCCCGAATACGAGCAAACCCGCCACAACGCCGGCTTCTGGCTGGTCGACCATCTCGCCGGCGGCCGGCTGCAGCGCGAAAGCCGCTTCAATGCGCTCGCGGCGAAAACATCGATCGGCGGCAGCGAGGTGTGGCTGCTGGAACCGCAGACCTACATGAACCGCTCCGGCCAGTCCGTGGGCGGCCTGGCGCGCTTCTTCAAGATCAATCCCGATGAAATCCTCGTCGTGCACGATGAACTGGACCTGCTGCCCGGCGTGGCCAAGCTGAAGAAGGGTGGCTCGTCCGGCGGCCACAACGGCCTGAAGGACATCACCGCGGCGCTCGGCACCCAGGATTACTGGCGCCTGCGCATCGGCATCGGCCATCCGCGCACGCTGAACCTCACGCAGAACGTGGCCGACTTCGTGCTGCACCGACCCCGCCGGGAAGAACAGCTGCTGATCGACGAAGCGATCCGCAAGAGCCTGGACATCATCCCGCTGGCCGTGGCCGGCAAGCTGGCGCAGGCCACGATGGAACTGCATACCGGCTGA
- a CDS encoding YeeE/YedE family protein: MSIDWQHFTPISSLAGGTLIGLGAALLVLFDGRIAGVSGILGGLLRAARGERAWRIAFLGGLLAAAPLWRLFAPLAPAQPVAGGAWLVAAGLLVGIGTRYGSGCTSGHGVCGVARASPRSLAATALFVAAGFATVFLLRHGG, encoded by the coding sequence ATGTCGATCGACTGGCAACACTTCACACCGATATCCTCGCTGGCCGGCGGCACGCTGATCGGCCTGGGCGCCGCGCTGCTGGTGCTGTTCGATGGCCGCATCGCCGGTGTCAGCGGCATCCTCGGCGGCCTGCTGCGCGCGGCGCGCGGCGAACGCGCCTGGCGCATCGCCTTCCTTGGCGGCCTGCTGGCGGCCGCGCCGCTGTGGCGCCTGTTCGCGCCGCTGGCGCCGGCCCAACCCGTTGCCGGTGGCGCGTGGCTGGTCGCGGCGGGCCTGCTGGTGGGCATCGGCACCCGCTATGGCAGCGGCTGCACGAGCGGCCACGGCGTGTGCGGAGTCGCGCGCGCGTCGCCACGCTCGCTGGCAGCCACCGCGCTGTTCGTGGCGGCCGGCTTCGCCACCGTGTTCCTGCTGCGGCACGGCGGCTGA
- the mutM gene encoding bifunctional DNA-formamidopyrimidine glycosylase/DNA-(apurinic or apyrimidinic site) lyase, whose protein sequence is MPELPEVEVTRRGVAPHIEGRAVREVVLRRTGLRWPFPAALHEILLDRTVLATGRRGKYLLVEFEHGTLIIHLGMSGHLRVLPPGVPVQKHDHIDLVVDGPDGPQILRMTDPRRFGAVLWHPKEEGELDTHLLLRGLGVEPLGPAFTGELLYRKTRGRSVAVKSALLAGDIVVGVGNIYCSESLFRAGINPKTPAGRIGLARYEKLAQAIRDVLAEAIVQGGSTLRDFIAVNGQSGYFQNTYFVYDRAGLPCRVCGAPIRQVKQGQRSTFYCLVCQK, encoded by the coding sequence ATGCCAGAATTACCGGAAGTCGAAGTCACCCGGCGCGGCGTCGCGCCCCACATCGAAGGCCGCGCCGTGCGCGAAGTGGTGCTGCGCCGCACGGGCCTGCGCTGGCCCTTCCCCGCCGCCCTGCATGAAATCCTGCTGGACCGCACGGTGCTCGCCACCGGCCGGCGCGGCAAGTACCTGCTGGTGGAATTCGAGCACGGCACGCTGATCATCCACCTGGGCATGAGCGGCCACCTGCGCGTGCTGCCACCCGGCGTGCCGGTGCAGAAGCACGACCACATCGACCTGGTCGTCGACGGCCCGGACGGCCCGCAAATCCTGCGCATGACCGACCCGCGCCGCTTCGGCGCCGTGCTGTGGCACCCGAAGGAAGAAGGCGAGCTGGACACGCACCTGCTGCTGCGCGGGCTGGGCGTGGAGCCGCTCGGGCCGGCGTTCACCGGCGAACTGCTGTACCGCAAGACGCGCGGGCGCAGCGTGGCGGTCAAATCCGCGCTGCTGGCCGGCGACATCGTGGTCGGCGTCGGCAACATCTACTGTTCCGAAAGCCTGTTCCGCGCCGGGATCAACCCGAAGACGCCGGCCGGCCGCATCGGCCTGGCCCGCTACGAAAAGCTGGCGCAGGCGATCCGCGACGTACTGGCCGAGGCGATCGTGCAGGGCGGCAGCACGCTGCGCGACTTCATTGCCGTCAACGGCCAGTCGGGCTATTTCCAGAACACGTATTTTGTCTACGACCGCGCCGGGCTGCCGTGCCGCGTGTGCGGGGCGCCGATCCGGCAGGTCAAGCAGGGGCAGCGCTCGACGTTCTACTGTCTCGTTTGCCAAAAATGA
- a CDS encoding outer membrane lipoprotein LolB, which yields MPIPSLMPVTRLIHTASLAAMAATFAALAGCATAPSTPVSNAVVAPYADTIDLDGRLSVNYVRDGKQESISGKFAWRQHGARTDVTLSSPLGQTIATIAVTPGEAVFKEGSNPPRSAPDVDALSMQALGWPLPVSGLRDWLQGYAVAADGKRFAASPAQPKVTTRDGWQLDFVSWQQGGATPKPLRIDARRGAGGADGDIERIEIRIVIDAGS from the coding sequence ATGCCGATCCCAAGCCTGATGCCGGTCACACGCCTGATCCACACCGCCTCGCTGGCCGCCATGGCCGCCACCTTCGCTGCGCTGGCCGGCTGCGCCACCGCGCCTTCCACCCCCGTGTCGAACGCCGTCGTCGCGCCCTACGCCGACACGATCGACCTCGATGGCCGCCTCTCCGTCAATTATGTCCGCGATGGCAAGCAGGAGTCGATCTCCGGCAAGTTCGCCTGGCGCCAGCACGGCGCGCGCACCGATGTGACGCTGTCCTCGCCGCTCGGCCAGACGATCGCCACGATCGCCGTCACCCCCGGCGAAGCGGTGTTCAAGGAAGGCAGCAACCCGCCGCGCAGCGCGCCGGACGTGGATGCGCTGTCGATGCAGGCGCTGGGCTGGCCGCTGCCGGTATCCGGCCTGCGCGACTGGCTGCAGGGTTACGCGGTGGCGGCGGACGGCAAGCGCTTTGCCGCCAGCCCGGCGCAGCCGAAGGTGACCACGCGCGACGGATGGCAGCTCGATTTCGTGTCGTGGCAGCAGGGCGGCGCGACACCGAAGCCGCTGCGCATCGATGCGCGCCGTGGCGCGGGCGGCGCGGACGGCGATATCGAGCGCATCGAGATCCGCATCGTCATCGACGCGGGCAGCTGA